From the Candidatus Poribacteria bacterium genome, the window AGGCGATTCTGCAGTTCTGATACCCTGCCCAAGCCGTAATAGGATTCAGTATGGTCGGGATTTAAGCGGATGCTCTCACGATAAGCATTTTCAGCCGCATTCAACCGGTGTTGTAGCACATACACATCACCGAGATGGATGTGTCCTTCTGCGTTTTCAGGAAGTAGAGCGAGTGCTTGTCTGAGATGGTTTTCGGCATGGGTCAATTCGCCTTGGGTCTTGTAGACGACACCTAAATGAAGGTGCGCGGTTCCATGCACACCCTGTGGTGCTTTTAGTGCCAAAGCACTCTGATATGCCGATACCGCCTCGCTTAAGCTGTTGAGTTCCTGATAAACAATACCGATGTAACATTCGGCGAGGCTCCCAACGTCCTCGGATGTCGCAAATTCTTTTCGGATGCTTTGAAATTCGGTGAGTGCCAGATCGTATCGTTCCGCGTCAAGGTAGCGCGCCCCGCGTTCAAACCTGTTGTTGAGTTCCAGCTCAGCATCGCACCATCCTTGTATGGCTGAAAATAAAATGAGCAAAAGAAAGCAGGTGATTAAGGATTTCATTGTGGGGAGTAGACGGCATTGATGCGTAAACACACGCGGAATGAGAGAGTAGGTGTGGGACGGCGCGGGAGCCGTCCCTACATTTCAGGGGTGAAATTAGTCACGATTTCTTTTCAGTTGTCCCCACGTCGTGGCGACCTTGTCTTCAGGTTCAACAGGAAGCAGCCCACCGTCCATAACATTCGTGATCTCTTTTTCGTCGAGAGCTCTGTCGTAGACATAGAGGTCATCGATGTAGAACTTCGCGGCGTTATAACCCGTTCTACCGATGTAAAGTTTCTCTGCCCCTTGGGCGTGATCCTTCGGAACAGTCTGTTTATCAACCTCTTTGCCATCGATGTAAAACAGGAAGTCGGTCCCTTCTTTTATCCCAGCAATGTGATACCATTTGTTTTCATCAAATGTATCACCTTCTCCATCAGGACCAACACAATGGCTTCCAGCGTTTCCAGGATTGAATCGGTAGTGGATGTGCAAAGGCACACGGTTACAGGTCCAGATACCCGGTGAACGGTCAGAGCCAGGAGCTTTTTTCGCGATGATTTGATCCCAGCCCCCGGAGTTCGGATCGGTAAAGTTGAGCCAGAAGAGATAGGAGTTGTCTGTATAATCTTCCAATTCTTTGAAGGAATCGACTGTCACGCTGTCTCCGGGCTTTGCGAATAACATTGCGCCGTTGCCGTGGACGACTTCATCCTTGACAATCTTCGCGCCATCAACGATTTCACCATCGTTTCCACCACCGGTTTCATCTTCAAGATTTCCACCTTTTGCTTCATCGAAACTGAAGTAAAGGATTAAACCCTTATCTTCAACCTTTGCGGCATCTGTAGAGAGCGCGCTGCCTACCATCAGTAGTGCAACAGCGAGTACATACATAACTAAACGCATGAGTTTACCTCCTCATGTCTTAAACGCAATTGATGTACCGTGCGGACCCGAAAAAAAGCCCGCGTTTTAACTCACAAAATATCGTAAAAGAATTGCTTAAATATGTCAAGGAAAATCTGCGTCTGAAACTTTCCGATGCCATCTATAAAATTCAAAGCATTTATTGTATTGTCGCTGGCGTTCGGATTTGTGTTATCTATCTGTAGAGATGGAGGGACAAGCTTCGCTGTAGAAAACAGGCAAGTATAGATATAAAAATGGATATGGGGCGACGTGAGAGTCGCCCCACACTTTATGATGTGAAATTAATCACGACGTGTTTTGAGTTGTCCCCACGTCGCAGCGAGTTTGTTTTGCGGTTCCACAGGGGTGAGAAGACCGCCGTCCATGACAATTGCTACCTCATCAGCACTGAGGGCTCTGTCGTAGATATAGAGGTCATCAAGGTAGAACTTCGCAGAATTATACCCCGTTTTACCGATATAGAGTTTCTCTTCCCCTTGGGCATGACTTTCCGGAACTGTCTGTTCGTCAACCACTTCACCATCAATGTAAAACTTGAATCCGGTACCTTCTTTTACACCAGCAATATGGTGCCAGTCGCCGGTATCAAATGCATCACCTTCGCCTTCAGGACCGACACAGTGGCTTCCGGCGTTGCCCGGATTGAACCGGTAGTGAATGTGCAACGGCACACGGTTACAGGTCCAGATACCCGGTGAACGGTCAGAACCCGGTGCTTTTTTCGCGATGATTTGATCCCAGCTGCCAGAGTTCGGGACAGTGAAATTGAGCCAGAAGAGATAGGAATTGTCTGTATAATCTTCTAATTGTTGAAATGATTCGACCGTCACACTGTCATTAGCTTCGTCGCATAACAACGATCCTCCGCCGTAGACAACTTCATCGGAAACAATGTCCGCGCCATCGATCATACCATCATTTCCGCTGCCTGTTTCATCTTTAACTGTACTGCCATCTGCTTCGTCGAAACTGAAGTAAAGAATTAAGCCGTCGTCTTGGATTACGGCGTGTGTGGTGAGCGCGCTGCCTACTATTAGAAAGACAATGGCAAGTAAATACAACATTAAACGCATGAGTTTACCTCCTCATGTCTGAAACAAATTAACATGCTATGCGAGCAGTTTGCGTTAAGACCGGCTTCCAGCCATCTATTCATGAAAAGGCTCGCGTTTTTATTTACATAAGTATTATATAAAGAAATGCTAAATAGGTCAAGGAGAATTGTCTCCACCCATTTTCTCTTGGAAATGGATGATATCGAAATTTACATTTGTTTTAATTAAGACAGCCATTGGACTATTCCTGATGTTCCTGTGTATAAAAATCCTTTGACATACCTTTATTTCTGTGGTATGCTAAGTTGAACTTCAATGGATTTAGGTGATACTGAATTCACGAGGATTGCCCTATTTTATTTTTTTCAAAGGGATGTTGAAATGAAGAGTACCGATAATCGATCCATCTACGTCGTTGCCATCTGTGGGAGTCTGCGACAGGGTAGCTCAACGCATGCTGCACTCCAAATCGCGCTCTCTGCTGCGAAAGAGGCTGGTGCTGAAGTCGAGTTGCTTGAGCTCGGTGAATACGACCTCGTTTTCCAAGGTTCTGTCGCGAGTGAAAGTGACTATCCGCCTGGTGTGCTCAAGTTGCGGGAAAAAGTGAAACGTGCACACGGCATACTTCTCGGATCGCCTGAATACCACGGTAGTTTCAGTGGTGTCCTTAAAAGTGCACTCGATTTGATGGGATTTGATGAGTTTGAGAATAAGGTGATCGGGCTTATCGGTGTATCCGGGGGACGAATGGGCGCGGCGAACGCGCTGTCTATGTTACGGACGGTAGGCACTGCCCTTCACGCATGGGTTGTCCCGAATGACGTATCAATCCCAAACTCATCTGAGGCGTTTGATGCGGATGGTAATTTACACGATGCTGAATTGACGGCGCGCGTCAAAGCTGTAGCCGAACAGGTTACCGAATTCGCTGCACTTCGGAATTCAGCATAAGAACAGGAACGATACAGAAACATAGGACGAATAAAACCCGGTAGACGAAATGAACACAATACACAATTGGGATGCCTGGCTTGGAACGGATGAAGCGGGAAAGGGTGATTATTTCGGTCCGCTCGTCGTCGCAGCAGTTTACGTGGATGCAGATTGTCGAGAAACCCTCCGTGATTTGGGAATTGCCGATGGGAAAACGCTATCAAATCGTCGTATTCGGGACCTCGCTGAATCGATGCACCATCGCTATGAAAAGCGTATCGTTGTCGTGAAAAGGATGCCCAACGCGTATAATCCCCTTTATAACGATTTTCATAAGCGAGGACAAAACTTAAATCACCTTCTGGCATCGCTCCATGCAGAAGCCATTCATACTTTAGCGACTCGGGTAGGCGCGAAACACGCGCTTGTTGACAGGTTTTCTAAGGACGACCTCATCACACAACAGCTACGCCAACGCATGAAGGGAAAACCACGTTTGCAACAAGGTCCGTCTGTTCCATTTCAAGGTGGAATTTCGCGTGGTATCCATTTAGGGATTGAGATAATACAGGTCCCAAAAGCAGAACGGGATATTGCCGTTGCTGCCGCCTCTATCATCGCTCGAGATGCTTTCCTGAAGGCTATGGAAACCTTGTCTGAAAAATATGAGATTTGTTTGCCGAGAGGCTCGTATCAAGTCGTAGAAGCAGGCAAAGAATTTGTCGCGATACATGGGAGTAGTGCATTGGGGAACGTTGCAAAACTTCACTTTAGTTTAACAGATGTTGTTCGGGCTTCCTAAGCGAGAGCACACACCACTCCCTTACAATACAACAAGCCTCCTCGTGAAACGAAGTGGCGCGCGGAGCAGAAACCTAATCGTTAAAAAATATGGAAGCATTATTTAGCATTCATTACGCCGAAGTTGGACTCAAAGGCAAAAATAGGGTATTTTTTGAGAAACGACTTGTGAATAATATCAAACTGTCCCTGCGCGGCACAGGATATGCAGAGGTAGAACGCCTTCACGATAGAATCCTTGTGCATCTTGGACAAAGTGTTGACCTCACAGAAGTTAAGAGACGTTTGCAGCGGGTTATGGGTATCGCTTATTTTGAACTCGCTTGTCGGACCGAAAGAGACATCACTGCTATTAAAGAGGCTGCCCTACGGCAGATCCAAAATGCCTCTTACGAATCCCTTAAAGTCGAGACACGACGAACAGATAAAACCTTTCCGTTAACCTCTCCACAGGTGAGTGCAGAGGTTGGTGGTTATCTCGTCACGGAAACGGGTACGAGAGCCGATATGCATAATCCCGATTTAGTTTGCTGGGTGAAAATAACACATAATGCGGCGTATATCTCCACCGAGAAAATTCCAGGGATTGGCGGGTTGCCTGTCGGTGTGAGTGGTAAAGTGCTCGTTATGTTGTCTGGCGGGATTGATTCCCCTGTTGCAGCATGGCAGATGATAAAACGTGGTGCGAAAGCCGTTTTCATCCACTTTTACAGTTATCCGTATACCGATAAAGCCTCTTTGGAGAAGGTAATTGAACTCATTGAGATTTTAGCGGTATCAAACTATCGCAGCACCGTTTATCTCGTTCCATTTGCTGAACTCCAGCAGGCTATCGTCGCTGCGACACCGGCACCCTTCCGAGTGGTGCTGTATCGGCGAATGATGACCCGAATTGCCCAGCACATTGCGACCACAGTGAATGCAGAGGCACTCGTTACTGGCGAAAGCCTCGCACAAGTCGCTTCACAAACCTTAACAAACCTCAGAACGATTGAAGCGATTGCCGAGATCCCAATTTTGCGACCACTCATTGGCGAGGACAAGGCTGAAATAATCGAAAAGGCACAGCGGATCGGCACTTTTGACGTATCCACACGCCCACATCAGGATTGTTGCTCCCTCTTTGTCCCGAAGCATCCTGCAACCCGTGCGTCGCTCATCGAATTAGCAGACGCAGAATCGGGTTTAGATATAGACGCGTTGGTTGAAGATGCGTTAAATAATCTTGAAAAACAGGTCGTCGGTTGAACAGATGATTTCTCAAAAAATTCTGCTCATTCGTCTCAGCTCCCTTGGGGACGTTGTGCTTACAACGCCAGCTATTCGAGCGGTCCGTGCCCATTTCTCGGATGCTTATATCGCTATGCTCGTAGGAAAACAGTCAGCGGATGTCCTTCGAGAAAATCCACACCTTGATGAGATAATTACGTTTGACCGACTCGCTAAGAACAAGGATACACGCGAGATGTTACGGACGGTCCGCGTCCTACGTGAACGTAAATTCACGCTGGCTATCGACCTACAGCGGAAGTTCCGTACGGAGCTGCTGATGTATTTCAGCGGTGCCGCTGATCGTGTGGGTAAAGGTGTGCTCTGTACTGTCCGGGTCCTTGAGCAAGGGAACAAACACGCCACAGCACACTATTTTGACCTGTTGCATGCAGTCGGAATTCCGGCAGTAGATCAAAAACTTGAACTGTTTCTTGCTGAATCTGAGCGCACAGATGCTTCGCAGCGA encodes:
- a CDS encoding LamG domain-containing protein, encoding MRLVMYVLAVALLMVGSALSTDAAKVEDKGLILYFSFDEAKGGNLEDETGGGNDGEIVDGAKIVKDEVVHGNGAMLFAKPGDSVTVDSFKELEDYTDNSYLFWLNFTDPNSGGWDQIIAKKAPGSDRSPGIWTCNRVPLHIHYRFNPGNAGSHCVGPDGEGDTFDENKWYHIAGIKEGTDFLFYIDGKEVDKQTVPKDHAQGAEKLYIGRTGYNAAKFYIDDLYVYDRALDEKEITNVMDGGLLPVEPEDKVATTWGQLKRNRD
- a CDS encoding LamG domain-containing protein → MRLMLYLLAIVFLIVGSALTTHAVIQDDGLILYFSFDEADGSTVKDETGSGNDGMIDGADIVSDEVVYGGGSLLCDEANDSVTVESFQQLEDYTDNSYLFWLNFTVPNSGSWDQIIAKKAPGSDRSPGIWTCNRVPLHIHYRFNPGNAGSHCVGPEGEGDAFDTGDWHHIAGVKEGTGFKFYIDGEVVDEQTVPESHAQGEEKLYIGKTGYNSAKFYLDDLYIYDRALSADEVAIVMDGGLLTPVEPQNKLAATWGQLKTRRD
- a CDS encoding NAD(P)H-dependent oxidoreductase, with the protein product MKSTDNRSIYVVAICGSLRQGSSTHAALQIALSAAKEAGAEVELLELGEYDLVFQGSVASESDYPPGVLKLREKVKRAHGILLGSPEYHGSFSGVLKSALDLMGFDEFENKVIGLIGVSGGRMGAANALSMLRTVGTALHAWVVPNDVSIPNSSEAFDADGNLHDAELTARVKAVAEQVTEFAALRNSA
- a CDS encoding ribonuclease HIII; the encoded protein is MNTIHNWDAWLGTDEAGKGDYFGPLVVAAVYVDADCRETLRDLGIADGKTLSNRRIRDLAESMHHRYEKRIVVVKRMPNAYNPLYNDFHKRGQNLNHLLASLHAEAIHTLATRVGAKHALVDRFSKDDLITQQLRQRMKGKPRLQQGPSVPFQGGISRGIHLGIEIIQVPKAERDIAVAAASIIARDAFLKAMETLSEKYEICLPRGSYQVVEAGKEFVAIHGSSALGNVAKLHFSLTDVVRAS
- the thiI gene encoding tRNA 4-thiouridine(8) synthase ThiI translates to MEALFSIHYAEVGLKGKNRVFFEKRLVNNIKLSLRGTGYAEVERLHDRILVHLGQSVDLTEVKRRLQRVMGIAYFELACRTERDITAIKEAALRQIQNASYESLKVETRRTDKTFPLTSPQVSAEVGGYLVTETGTRADMHNPDLVCWVKITHNAAYISTEKIPGIGGLPVGVSGKVLVMLSGGIDSPVAAWQMIKRGAKAVFIHFYSYPYTDKASLEKVIELIEILAVSNYRSTVYLVPFAELQQAIVAATPAPFRVVLYRRMMTRIAQHIATTVNAEALVTGESLAQVASQTLTNLRTIEAIAEIPILRPLIGEDKAEIIEKAQRIGTFDVSTRPHQDCCSLFVPKHPATRASLIELADAESGLDIDALVEDALNNLEKQVVG